One window of the Paenibacillus beijingensis genome contains the following:
- a CDS encoding PucR family transcriptional regulator, with protein sequence MAVEQNPFEGSFDSIEALAEAINDVLGCPVTIEDVNHRLIAYSSHDPHMDTARIATIVGRRVPEKVIGGLWRDGVIQRLAESDDPVRVPAIREIGLNDRVAVAIRKNTELLGYIWVVEDENHLDEQQLQQLKKAAQAARAKLIQHHQQRRKEEEGHKDFFWQLLMGHLQSETAIEEKAAKLGVALPSSFHILILQFASEISDKTVCQIRNLAAAAQHLKPVFHAIDRNQFILLSTPRFRHSSMRDFTNALAGFLRQMNDQFGSALLHGGSGSLYEDYTKVEKSYQEALTVLRIKTQFPGETSRLHYYPDLGYYRFLPLILEEKEKRGYRNICLEKLREYDREHNGDLLRTLEVFLGCDSNSKLAADALHVHTNTMNYRLKRISEIGDIDLTDMDQKVTLYLDLKTERLGRS encoded by the coding sequence ATGGCGGTGGAACAGAATCCGTTTGAAGGAAGCTTCGACAGCATCGAGGCGTTGGCCGAAGCGATTAACGACGTGCTCGGATGTCCGGTAACGATTGAAGATGTCAATCACCGGCTGATCGCCTACAGCTCCCACGATCCCCACATGGATACGGCCCGGATTGCGACGATCGTAGGCCGGCGCGTGCCGGAGAAGGTGATCGGCGGCTTATGGCGGGACGGCGTCATTCAGCGGTTGGCCGAAAGCGACGATCCGGTCCGGGTGCCGGCCATCCGCGAAATCGGACTGAACGATCGGGTGGCGGTCGCCATTCGCAAAAATACGGAGCTGTTAGGGTATATTTGGGTCGTGGAAGATGAGAACCATCTTGACGAGCAGCAGCTGCAGCAGCTGAAAAAAGCGGCGCAGGCCGCAAGAGCGAAGCTGATTCAGCACCACCAGCAGCGGCGGAAAGAGGAGGAGGGGCACAAAGATTTTTTCTGGCAGCTGCTGATGGGGCATTTGCAGTCCGAAACGGCCATTGAAGAGAAGGCGGCAAAGCTCGGCGTGGCGCTCCCGTCTTCTTTTCATATTCTGATCCTCCAGTTCGCTTCCGAAATTTCCGACAAAACGGTTTGCCAAATCCGCAACCTGGCCGCGGCGGCCCAGCACCTGAAACCGGTTTTTCACGCGATCGACCGCAATCAATTTATTCTTCTTTCGACTCCGCGCTTCCGGCATTCATCGATGCGGGATTTTACGAACGCTTTGGCCGGTTTCCTCAGGCAAATGAACGATCAATTCGGTTCGGCGCTGCTGCATGGAGGGAGCGGCTCTCTCTACGAAGACTATACGAAGGTGGAAAAAAGCTACCAGGAAGCGCTGACCGTGCTCCGCATTAAAACGCAGTTCCCCGGCGAGACGAGCCGTCTTCATTATTACCCGGACCTCGGGTACTACCGGTTTTTGCCTTTGATTTTGGAGGAAAAAGAAAAGCGCGGCTACCGCAACATATGCCTGGAAAAGCTGAGGGAATACGACCGCGAGCATAACGGCGATCTGCTGCGCACGCTGGAAGTGTTCCTTGGCTGCGACAGCAATTCGAAATTGGCGGCCGACGCGCTGCACGTCCATACGAATACGATGAATTACCGGCTGAAGCGAATTTCGGAAATCGGGGACATCGACCTGACCGATATGGACCAGAAAGTGACGCTTTATCTAGATTTAAAAACCGAGCGGCTTGGCCGGAGCTGA